Proteins from a single region of Geoalkalibacter sp.:
- a CDS encoding GxxExxY protein — translation MNAEKAGFSGLEFKHKQLTDSVICCFYNVFNALGYGFLEKVYENALLIELETIGLRAVSQCPVSVLYQGKTVGDYFVDILVEDKVVVEIKAVRNLVLPQNLWVNCIPGLRGMRG, via the coding sequence ATGAACGCGGAAAAGGCTGGATTTTCAGGATTGGAATTCAAACACAAACAATTGACTGATTCCGTAATCTGTTGCTTTTACAATGTTTTTAATGCACTTGGGTATGGATTCCTGGAAAAAGTTTACGAGAATGCTCTCTTGATTGAATTGGAGACAATTGGCCTTCGCGCGGTGAGCCAATGCCCGGTTTCGGTTCTTTATCAAGGAAAAACTGTCGGGGATTATTTTGTTGATATTCTGGTTGAAGACAAGGTCGTGGTAGAAATCAAAGCCGTAAGAAATCTGGTTCTTCCGCAAAATTTATGGGTCAATTGTATCCCCGGCTTGAGGGGGATGCGCGGCTAA
- the prsK gene encoding XrtA/PEP-CTERM system histidine kinase PrsK produces the protein MTHLLLVIFSLAFAAGLFVVLLRRRATPGTHALLAALAVTLAVEVLDLLALRSPGNLLELKRWGLLAEALLPITWLLYSLKVGRLPGISWVQKSFLGLSALMPLPLFLIPVGDFIYSPDFGEELILFLGNPGYFFFIGILLFLVLALVNLELTLTGSPRPERWKIKYEIIGAGLAIAFLIVYYSQSLLYRSIDMSLSPARAILLLTAMGFMAYSRLRRGEASGIRLSPDMAYRSVVIFIVGLYFLGIALLGEGLRYFGESSQRNFFITLTFVGSVAVLAVLLSEKIRRKIRVFLHKHFYRSKFDYRQQWLELTRRLSEPRGERELQQAILTFYCETFGFRGASLFLADGDQQYFDLVSYFEHGAGCPPVKADDPLMQRLETGDWVVDLAQAHGADGAAHPLFERGLKYLVPLRSERRLEGFIALEGPINPDEILTYEDYDLMKVLARQSTAAILNLRLSAELSAAREMELMGRVSAFVMHDLKNLVSNLGLVVDNAENYLDDPEFQADMLDTLRGTTNKMKNLIQHLRTLQEKPVLERRRHNLRQVVDDALEGLALPNLRVGGNGVDADVDAEEIGKVVLNLVLNALDAGGKDKPVHVEVAVDGRPCIRVRDEGCGMSEEFIRTRLFKPFETTKKKGFGIGLYQCKHIVEAHGGRIEVRSEEGRGTEFAVIF, from the coding sequence ATGACGCATCTTCTTCTGGTCATTTTTTCCCTGGCGTTCGCCGCCGGTCTTTTTGTCGTGTTGCTGCGTCGTCGCGCGACACCTGGAACCCATGCCCTGCTGGCCGCCCTCGCGGTGACTCTGGCCGTGGAGGTTCTCGATCTGCTGGCGTTGCGCTCGCCGGGGAATCTTCTGGAACTCAAACGCTGGGGATTGCTGGCCGAGGCGTTGCTGCCCATCACCTGGCTGCTGTATTCGCTCAAGGTGGGGCGCTTGCCCGGCATCTCCTGGGTGCAGAAATCCTTTCTGGGGCTGTCCGCCCTGATGCCCTTGCCCCTGTTTTTGATTCCCGTCGGTGATTTCATCTACTCGCCGGATTTCGGCGAGGAGCTCATCCTCTTTCTCGGCAACCCCGGTTATTTCTTCTTCATCGGAATTCTGCTGTTCCTGGTACTGGCGCTGGTCAATCTCGAATTGACCCTCACCGGCTCGCCGCGCCCCGAGCGCTGGAAGATCAAGTACGAAATCATCGGCGCGGGCCTCGCCATCGCCTTTCTCATCGTGTATTACAGCCAAAGCCTGCTTTATCGCTCCATCGACATGAGTTTGTCGCCGGCGCGGGCGATCCTGCTGCTGACGGCCATGGGCTTCATGGCCTATTCTCGCTTGCGTCGTGGTGAGGCCTCGGGCATTCGGCTTTCGCCCGACATGGCCTATCGCTCGGTGGTTATTTTCATCGTCGGTCTTTACTTTCTCGGCATTGCGCTGCTGGGCGAAGGACTGCGCTATTTCGGCGAGTCCTCGCAGCGCAACTTTTTCATCACCCTGACCTTTGTCGGCAGCGTGGCGGTGCTTGCCGTGTTGCTGTCGGAAAAAATACGCCGCAAGATTCGCGTGTTCTTGCACAAGCATTTCTACCGCAGCAAATTCGATTATCGCCAGCAATGGCTTGAACTGACCCGGCGCCTCTCGGAGCCGCGCGGCGAGCGGGAATTGCAGCAGGCGATCCTTACTTTTTACTGCGAAACTTTCGGTTTTCGTGGCGCCAGCCTGTTTCTCGCCGATGGTGATCAGCAATATTTTGATCTCGTGAGCTATTTCGAGCACGGCGCGGGATGCCCTCCCGTCAAGGCGGATGACCCCTTGATGCAGCGGCTGGAGACGGGCGACTGGGTGGTGGATCTGGCGCAGGCGCACGGCGCTGACGGCGCTGCGCATCCGCTCTTTGAGCGCGGCCTGAAATATCTCGTGCCCCTGCGTTCGGAGCGGCGGCTGGAAGGCTTCATCGCCCTGGAGGGTCCGATCAATCCCGATGAGATCCTGACCTATGAGGACTACGACCTGATGAAGGTGCTCGCTCGCCAGTCGACGGCCGCCATCCTCAACCTGCGACTCTCCGCCGAACTCTCCGCCGCCCGCGAGATGGAGCTCATGGGCCGCGTTTCGGCCTTTGTCATGCACGATCTGAAAAACCTGGTGTCGAACCTGGGCCTGGTGGTGGACAACGCCGAGAACTATCTGGATGATCCCGAATTTCAGGCGGACATGCTCGATACCCTGCGCGGCACCACCAACAAGATGAAGAATCTGATCCAGCATCTGCGCACCCTCCAGGAAAAGCCCGTGCTGGAGCGCCGCCGCCACAATCTGCGCCAGGTCGTGGATGACGCGCTGGAGGGGCTGGCCCTGCCCAACCTCAGGGTCGGCGGCAACGGTGTCGATGCTGACGTCGATGCCGAGGAGATCGGCAAGGTGGTGCTCAACCTGGTGCTCAACGCCCTGGATGCCGGCGGCAAGGACAAGCCCGTTCATGTCGAGGTCGCCGTCGATGGCCGCCCCTGCATCCGCGTGCGCGACGAGGGCTGCGGCATGAGCGAGGAATTCATCCGCACCCGCTTGTTCAAACCCTTCGAGACCACGAAGAAAAAAGGCTTCGGCATCGGCCTCTACCAGTGCAAGCATATCGTCGAGGCCCACGGCGGACGCATCGAGGTACGCAGCGAGGAGGGCCGGGGGACGGAGTTTGCTGTGATATTCTAA
- a CDS encoding exosortase C-terminal domain/associated protein EpsI, translating to MGRRLLLVGLIVLGFAIYVQARPFHDRVPIKQDLSGFPLQLGDWRAAEYMLSDSVLEQLRVTNYLMRDYRGEGASVNVYIGYYETQREGAQIHSPRHCLPGSGWVPATTERRVVHVEGHRPINVVQAVYQKQDAKEVFVYWYQMKDATITNEYLLKAQMVLNSLKYRRNDAAFIRLSAPVKSTVPDAVASIEAFMADFVPLLADYLPE from the coding sequence ATGGGTAGGCGTCTGTTGTTGGTGGGGTTGATCGTTCTGGGTTTTGCGATTTATGTGCAGGCGCGCCCCTTTCATGATCGTGTGCCGATCAAGCAGGATCTTTCCGGCTTTCCCCTGCAGCTTGGGGACTGGCGGGCGGCCGAGTACATGCTGAGCGATAGCGTGCTGGAGCAACTGCGCGTCACCAATTACCTGATGCGCGACTATCGCGGCGAGGGCGCCTCCGTCAATGTCTACATCGGTTATTACGAGACCCAGCGCGAGGGTGCCCAGATCCACTCGCCGCGCCATTGCCTGCCGGGCAGCGGCTGGGTGCCGGCGACCACGGAGAGGCGGGTTGTGCATGTGGAGGGTCACCGCCCCATCAACGTCGTGCAGGCCGTGTATCAAAAACAGGACGCCAAGGAAGTGTTTGTCTACTGGTACCAGATGAAGGACGCCACCATCACCAACGAATATCTGCTCAAGGCGCAGATGGTGCTCAATTCGCTCAAATACCGGCGCAACGACGCGGCCTTCATTCGCCTCTCCGCGCCCGTGAAGTCGACGGTCCCCGACGCCGTGGCCTCCATCGAGGCATTCATGGCCGATTTCGTGCCCCTGCTTGCCGATTATCTTCCGGAGTGA
- the xrtA gene encoding exosortase A, with translation MVGAGLFVGAFAWLYMQALSGMWADWSNDPNYSHGFLVPLISAYFVWQKKEVLTALTPRRSLLGLMIALGGLAMFLVGSVAGESFTIRMSMIVVLSGALLFALGWPIFRELLFPLAFLVFMVPLPYILYDTVAFPLRMMITKYSVEIMKFLGVAVLREGNIIHLTNTTLEVADACSGIRSIISLLALSTAMAYLFFKPMWKRIVLVALAIPMAVFANGVRVVGTGVLASYFGPEVAQGFFHEFAGLAVFALAMALLVGAAGVLSRIGRSRHG, from the coding sequence ATGGTTGGGGCGGGCCTGTTTGTCGGGGCTTTCGCCTGGCTCTACATGCAGGCGCTCAGCGGCATGTGGGCGGATTGGAGCAACGACCCCAACTATTCCCACGGCTTTCTGGTGCCGTTGATTTCCGCCTATTTCGTCTGGCAGAAAAAGGAGGTGCTGACGGCCCTGACTCCCCGCCGCAGCCTGTTGGGGCTGATGATCGCCCTGGGTGGGCTGGCCATGTTTCTGGTGGGCAGCGTGGCGGGGGAATCCTTCACCATCCGCATGTCCATGATCGTCGTGCTTTCGGGGGCCTTGCTGTTCGCCCTGGGCTGGCCGATCTTTCGCGAGTTGCTCTTTCCCCTGGCGTTTCTGGTGTTCATGGTGCCCTTGCCCTACATCCTTTACGACACCGTGGCCTTTCCCCTGCGTATGATGATCACCAAGTATTCGGTGGAGATCATGAAATTTCTGGGGGTGGCGGTGCTGCGCGAGGGCAACATCATTCATCTGACCAACACCACCCTGGAGGTGGCCGACGCGTGCAGCGGCATTCGCTCGATCATTTCGCTGCTGGCGCTCTCGACGGCCATGGCCTATCTGTTTTTCAAGCCCATGTGGAAACGCATCGTGCTGGTGGCCCTGGCGATTCCCATGGCGGTGTTCGCCAACGGCGTGCGCGTGGTGGGTACGGGCGTGCTGGCCAGCTATTTCGGGCCGGAGGTCGCACAGGGGTTTTTCCACGAATTCGCCGGGCTGGCGGTGTTTGCCCTGGCCATGGCCCTGCTGGTCGGGGCCGCCGGAGTCCTGAGCCGAATCGGGAGGTCGCGTCATGGGTAG
- a CDS encoding CapA family protein has translation MKTPSSKTIRVAALGDLLLTTRENSPVPGRGVESFSAEVRELLASCDLVLANLECTLPGSEKIPGEPRVFTTEAQVRGLTEAGINLVTLGNNHAFDAGDSGFQRLKDLLDTLGIARCGAGLTLHEAAGPAFWEVRGIRIAILGVVDESSGMYRFAGEMTSGVAPLDEEQLCRAIAELRQNVDHIIVFPHWGEERFRFPSPAQIRQGRAFVEAGASLVIGHHPHVVQGLEFHRKAPIAYSLGNFLANEVYWDNGDILTWSHFERIGCILLVELDQTGVHSVQQIPVHDDGRILSIDTSGRGERYLARANRYLERGITPLRHRLETFRVRTLLPILAQLRWDKLRRLRPGHLRKAIRLLVQGLRP, from the coding sequence ATGAAAACTCCATCAAGTAAAACCATTCGTGTCGCGGCCCTGGGTGACCTGCTGCTCACCACCCGCGAAAATTCGCCCGTACCCGGTCGCGGGGTGGAATCTTTCTCCGCCGAGGTGCGTGAACTTCTTGCGTCCTGCGACCTCGTCCTGGCCAATCTGGAATGCACCCTCCCCGGATCCGAGAAAATCCCCGGCGAACCGCGCGTCTTTACGACGGAAGCTCAGGTGCGAGGGCTTACGGAGGCCGGGATCAACCTGGTGACCCTGGGCAACAATCACGCCTTCGATGCCGGTGATTCGGGGTTCCAGCGGCTCAAGGATCTGCTCGACACACTTGGCATCGCCCGTTGCGGCGCCGGTCTTACCCTGCACGAAGCAGCCGGACCGGCCTTTTGGGAGGTCCGCGGCATTCGTATCGCCATCCTCGGGGTGGTCGACGAATCGAGCGGCATGTATCGCTTTGCCGGTGAAATGACCAGCGGCGTCGCGCCCCTCGACGAGGAGCAGCTCTGCCGCGCCATCGCCGAGTTGCGTCAGAACGTCGATCATATCATCGTCTTTCCCCATTGGGGAGAAGAGCGCTTCCGCTTTCCCTCGCCCGCTCAGATCCGGCAGGGACGCGCCTTCGTCGAAGCCGGCGCCTCCCTGGTCATCGGCCATCATCCTCACGTCGTGCAGGGCCTGGAGTTTCACCGGAAGGCTCCCATCGCCTATTCCCTCGGTAACTTCCTCGCCAACGAGGTGTATTGGGATAACGGCGATATCCTGACCTGGAGCCACTTCGAACGCATCGGCTGCATTCTGCTCGTCGAACTCGATCAAACCGGCGTGCACTCCGTTCAACAGATTCCCGTTCATGACGACGGCCGCATCCTGAGCATCGACACCAGCGGTCGCGGAGAGCGCTATCTGGCGCGGGCCAACCGCTATCTGGAGAGGGGTATCACACCCCTGCGCCATCGTCTCGAAACCTTCCGGGTGCGCACCCTGCTGCCGATTCTCGCGCAGCTTCGCTGGGACAAGCTGCGCCGCCTGCGCCCCGGACACCTTCGCAAGGCCATCCGGCTTCTCGTTCAGGGATTGCGCCCGTAG
- a CDS encoding right-handed parallel beta-helix repeat-containing protein, with product MRFPALILFLVLFAGLGEALGAPTLSVSTFAELKAALREARPGTVIEIAPGVYRGGLYLQEMHGTAEAPIVIRGADPENPPVFEGTGEGLKLSSCSYIHLSRLVFQGYLKNGINIDDDGRKGERSPSHHLVLEHLIVRDIGPTGNHDALKMSGVNHFVVRDCHFEGWGGSAIDLVGCRHGLIEGCRIIGREGYRTANGIQIKGGSRFILVQNSLLRDAGRRAVHIGGQTGVAFFRPEVEGFEARDVGIAGNTFVGGDAHIAWITAQESHVHHNLFYLPAKSVGRIAQETEDPRFAPSQKGWFENNLVVTGEEVPTWFHVGPGTAPDTFVFRGNAWIRAGVGIKPVLPVAETQGIYDLAVTIEMGEEALPLVRGTDERLRGLGPWSYTPWQSPGDFSDITLPPVVFPQP from the coding sequence ATGCGATTTCCGGCGCTCATCCTTTTTCTTGTCTTGTTTGCGGGGCTGGGCGAGGCCCTTGGCGCCCCAACGCTTTCTGTTTCCACGTTCGCGGAACTGAAGGCGGCTCTGCGCGAGGCGCGGCCGGGAACGGTGATCGAGATCGCGCCTGGGGTTTATCGAGGCGGGCTCTATCTGCAAGAGATGCACGGCACGGCTGAGGCGCCCATCGTGATTCGCGGCGCGGACCCGGAAAATCCCCCGGTGTTCGAGGGGACGGGCGAAGGGCTCAAGCTCAGCAGTTGTTCCTATATTCACCTGAGCCGGCTGGTTTTTCAGGGCTATCTGAAAAACGGCATCAACATCGACGATGACGGGCGCAAGGGCGAGCGAAGTCCCTCCCATCATCTCGTGCTGGAGCATCTGATCGTTCGCGACATCGGGCCGACGGGCAATCATGACGCCCTGAAAATGTCCGGCGTGAACCATTTCGTGGTGCGCGACTGCCATTTCGAGGGTTGGGGCGGCTCGGCCATCGATCTGGTGGGGTGTCGTCATGGGCTCATCGAGGGTTGCCGCATCATCGGTCGGGAGGGTTATCGCACGGCCAACGGCATCCAGATCAAGGGCGGTTCGCGCTTCATCCTCGTGCAGAATTCGCTGTTGCGTGATGCGGGCCGCCGGGCCGTGCATATCGGCGGGCAGACCGGCGTGGCGTTTTTTCGTCCCGAGGTGGAGGGTTTCGAGGCCAGGGACGTGGGGATTGCCGGCAACACCTTTGTCGGCGGCGATGCGCATATCGCCTGGATTACCGCGCAGGAAAGCCATGTGCATCACAACCTCTTTTACCTGCCGGCCAAATCGGTGGGGCGCATCGCCCAGGAAACCGAGGATCCGCGTTTCGCCCCCAGTCAAAAGGGATGGTTTGAAAACAACCTGGTGGTGACGGGCGAAGAGGTGCCGACCTGGTTCCATGTCGGCCCCGGCACGGCACCCGACACCTTTGTCTTTCGCGGCAATGCCTGGATTCGCGCCGGGGTGGGCATCAAACCTGTGCTACCCGTCGCGGAAACCCAGGGTATTTACGATCTGGCTGTGACCATCGAGATGGGCGAGGAGGCGTTGCCGCTGGTGCGCGGCACGGATGAGCGGCTGCGGGGCCTGGGTCCCTGGTCCTACACGCCCTGGCAGTCGCCGGGCGATTTTTCCGACATAACCTTGCCGCCGGTGGTTTTTCCGCAACCCTAG
- a CDS encoding M55 family metallopeptidase: MIAVDCDGPACVVGEPGRALSDSRDMGFAREQATRETDAAARALFDAGAEKVVVWDNHGVGANLVFDRLDRRCEVLLGAGFKRRFPYLDETYAGVLMIGYHAMEGTPGAILAHTYSPGAYRAIRVHGETVGEMALDAAVAGELGVPLIFVASDEQGCAEARRLLPWVETVATKRGFGRNCALSKHPAVAQEDIYQGVRRAVARRDEMRLLTFAHPVRVEIEFKQWFQACKARVRRTGWRFAGARTLSTELASMLDFEC, translated from the coding sequence ATGATTGCCGTGGATTGCGATGGTCCGGCGTGCGTGGTGGGTGAGCCGGGGCGGGCGCTGAGCGATTCGCGCGATATGGGATTTGCCCGCGAGCAGGCTACCCGCGAAACCGATGCCGCGGCGCGTGCCCTGTTCGACGCGGGGGCCGAAAAGGTGGTGGTCTGGGACAATCACGGCGTCGGCGCCAATCTGGTGTTCGACCGGCTCGATCGGCGCTGCGAGGTGCTGCTGGGCGCCGGGTTCAAGCGGCGTTTTCCGTACCTGGATGAAACCTATGCCGGTGTGCTGATGATCGGCTATCACGCCATGGAAGGCACGCCCGGCGCTATTCTGGCGCACACCTACAGCCCCGGCGCCTACCGCGCCATCCGCGTGCACGGCGAAACGGTGGGGGAAATGGCTCTCGATGCCGCCGTGGCCGGGGAACTGGGCGTGCCGCTGATTTTCGTGGCGAGCGACGAGCAGGGCTGCGCCGAGGCGCGACGCTTGCTGCCCTGGGTGGAGACCGTCGCCACCAAGCGGGGTTTCGGTCGCAACTGCGCCCTCAGCAAGCATCCGGCGGTGGCGCAGGAGGACATTTACCAGGGGGTGCGTCGCGCGGTGGCGCGACGTGACGAGATGCGGCTTTTGACCTTTGCCCATCCGGTGCGGGTCGAGATTGAATTCAAGCAATGGTTTCAAGCCTGCAAGGCGCGGGTGCGGCGCACGGGGTGGCGGTTCGCCGGCGCCCGGACGCTGAGCACGGAACTGGCGTCGATGCTGGATTTTGAATGCTGA
- a CDS encoding phenylacetate--CoA ligase family protein yields the protein MLPMLARRLFHLQELALGRPSFRILADLLESERWPRERIRQLQLERLRDIVRQAYEQTPYWREIMDRQGFAPADIRSLNDLGRFPLLEKNTLRERREDMVWRGEGKRVQLVRTSGSTNEALQFYTSSTREAHINAARMRGHEWVGVRRGEKELYYWGSPVELSKQDRVKRARDWLINDGLTNGFEVTPERLKKNFADWLAWRPKCIFGYPSTFVLTVTMARSLGLDLRELRKGGLEVIITTSEMLSAVDRKLIAEGFGVPVRDSYGLREAGLIGHECDQGTMHCMDEQILLETIDPQTLAPTDGEGELVVTNLVGPAFPVIRYRTGDIVTLSKEPCACGRNLSSIHISGGRAVEFVVTREGKWVVGYSFIYIARSVEGIVKFQVVQENIGEICIRLVVDDRFPADGGEQVRKKAAQRLGGDDEIRVEIVDDIAPAPSGKYRPVISKVAEELFAKRAF from the coding sequence ATGCTCCCCATGCTAGCGCGCCGGCTTTTTCATCTCCAGGAACTCGCCCTGGGCCGCCCGAGTTTTCGGATTCTCGCCGACCTGCTGGAGAGCGAGCGCTGGCCGCGGGAGCGCATCCGGCAACTGCAACTGGAGCGCCTGCGCGACATCGTCCGGCAAGCCTACGAGCAAACCCCCTACTGGCGAGAGATCATGGATCGCCAGGGGTTCGCGCCCGCCGACATCCGTTCCTTGAACGACCTGGGGCGCTTTCCGCTGCTGGAGAAGAACACCCTGCGCGAGCGCCGCGAGGACATGGTGTGGCGGGGGGAGGGCAAGCGCGTGCAACTGGTGCGCACCAGCGGTTCGACCAACGAGGCGCTGCAATTTTATACGTCCTCGACCCGCGAGGCGCACATCAACGCGGCGCGCATGCGCGGCCACGAATGGGTGGGGGTGCGACGCGGCGAGAAGGAGTTGTACTACTGGGGTTCGCCCGTGGAGTTGAGCAAGCAGGATCGCGTGAAGCGCGCGCGCGACTGGCTGATCAACGACGGCCTCACCAACGGCTTTGAGGTCACGCCGGAGCGATTGAAAAAGAACTTCGCGGATTGGCTGGCCTGGAGGCCCAAGTGCATTTTCGGCTATCCGAGCACCTTCGTGCTGACCGTGACCATGGCGCGGTCCCTTGGACTCGATCTGCGTGAACTGCGCAAGGGCGGACTGGAGGTGATCATCACCACCAGCGAAATGCTCTCCGCGGTGGATCGTAAGCTGATCGCCGAGGGCTTCGGCGTGCCGGTGCGCGATTCCTACGGCTTGCGGGAGGCGGGGCTGATCGGCCACGAATGCGACCAGGGCACCATGCACTGCATGGATGAGCAGATCCTCCTGGAAACCATCGATCCCCAGACCCTCGCGCCGACGGATGGTGAAGGGGAACTGGTAGTGACCAACCTCGTCGGGCCGGCGTTTCCGGTGATTCGCTACCGTACCGGTGATATCGTGACCCTGTCGAAGGAGCCTTGCGCCTGTGGTCGCAACCTCTCAAGCATCCATATCAGCGGCGGACGGGCCGTGGAATTTGTGGTGACCCGGGAAGGCAAATGGGTGGTGGGGTATTCCTTCATCTACATCGCGCGCTCGGTGGAGGGCATCGTCAAATTTCAGGTGGTGCAGGAGAACATCGGTGAAATTTGCATTCGCCTGGTGGTGGACGACCGTTTTCCGGCGGACGGCGGCGAGCAGGTGCGAAAAAAGGCGGCCCAGCGTCTGGGAGGCGATGACGAGATTCGCGTGGAGATTGTCGACGACATCGCTCCGGCGCCCTCGGGCAAATATCGGCCGGTGATCAGCAAGGTCGCGGAAGAGTTGTTCGCGAAGCGGGCGTTTTGA
- a CDS encoding polysaccharide deacetylase family protein, which produces MTLPGIFMTFDVECSMGGAWGNPSLKPISPRVGMMGEYGDNKLGIPLICDILSRNDLKATFFVEPFNDDLGWPGETEPVVRYLVERGQDVQLHVHPNHVHYGLHQAGKPFKKTDQMADLSREWQAELITRGADLLESWTGTRPIAFRAGNMGASEETLAALTQAGLWIDSSYTFPYVGGQCRFAETERYNGSKWYGEVLEVALSAYRQPRFPGLHPAKPVDLMGSSFEECRDAARLICDAGGDTVAILHSFSLFKVRDHQYSGGKLNRVVTRRFEKFCAWMNAVRAQYPPRTFAELGHLVKNAGYQPRAVPACTINKPLRALVRKAVQGVNNFYWV; this is translated from the coding sequence TTGACGCTGCCCGGTATTTTCATGACCTTCGATGTGGAGTGCTCCATGGGGGGCGCCTGGGGCAATCCGTCCCTCAAGCCCATTTCGCCGCGGGTGGGGATGATGGGCGAATACGGAGATAATAAGCTCGGTATTCCATTGATTTGCGACATTCTTTCGCGAAACGACCTGAAGGCGACGTTTTTTGTCGAACCCTTCAACGACGATCTCGGCTGGCCGGGCGAAACGGAGCCGGTGGTGCGCTATCTGGTCGAACGGGGGCAGGATGTGCAATTGCACGTGCATCCCAACCATGTGCATTACGGTCTGCACCAGGCGGGCAAGCCCTTCAAAAAGACCGATCAGATGGCCGATCTGAGCCGCGAATGGCAGGCCGAGCTCATCACGCGCGGCGCCGATCTGCTGGAAAGTTGGACGGGCACGCGGCCCATTGCTTTTCGCGCGGGCAACATGGGCGCTTCGGAAGAAACCCTGGCGGCCCTGACGCAGGCGGGCCTGTGGATCGACAGCAGCTACACCTTTCCCTATGTGGGCGGGCAGTGCCGCTTTGCCGAAACCGAGCGCTACAACGGAAGCAAGTGGTACGGCGAGGTGCTGGAGGTGGCGCTTTCGGCCTACCGGCAACCCAGGTTTCCCGGCCTGCACCCGGCCAAACCCGTCGATCTCATGGGATCATCCTTTGAAGAATGCCGCGATGCCGCGCGCCTGATCTGCGATGCGGGCGGCGACACCGTGGCCATCCTGCACAGCTTCAGCCTTTTCAAGGTGCGCGATCACCAATACAGCGGCGGTAAGCTCAATCGTGTTGTGACGCGGCGCTTCGAGAAATTCTGCGCCTGGATGAACGCCGTGCGCGCCCAGTATCCGCCGCGCACCTTCGCGGAGTTGGGGCATCTGGTGAAAAATGCGGGCTATCAACCCAGGGCGGTGCCGGCCTGCACCATCAACAAGCCGCTGCGGGCCCTGGTGCGCAAGGCGGTGCAAGGGGTGAACAATTTTTATTGGGTTTGA
- a CDS encoding endonuclease/exonuclease/phosphatase family protein, with product MTSSGTRVLKALAALSVFAYALAVVGVWALMFFTGDRWWFGTVLLYGPRWIYFFPLFVLVPLALLWNRRGLWLLGLTALVIAWPMMGFNLPKSFPVSSEPADLRVLTYNIERWEVTADEFARLLDEVGADLAAVQEIAPRRFDLPPQWHVKRAGESLLVSRYPIAHCDISKREPQVNGIYCVLETPKGPLGFACVDILTPRRALDKVLDRERIFDFDRIETVQAKIEERWYESSGLYAWIASFPEENKIIAGDFNLTVDSPIYRRIWSSHANAFNRAGFGYGFTKFTKINRFRYSARIDHILSTPDVKPVRAWVGPDLGSDHYPLIAEFRLVDSVASTGGGTP from the coding sequence ATGACATCATCGGGCACCCGGGTGCTTAAAGCCCTTGCGGCGTTGAGCGTTTTCGCCTATGCCCTGGCGGTTGTCGGGGTATGGGCGCTGATGTTTTTCACGGGAGATCGCTGGTGGTTCGGCACGGTGCTGCTCTATGGGCCGCGCTGGATCTATTTCTTTCCGCTCTTCGTGCTGGTGCCCCTGGCGCTTTTGTGGAACCGCCGCGGGCTGTGGCTGCTGGGATTGACGGCCCTGGTGATCGCCTGGCCGATGATGGGGTTCAATCTGCCCAAGTCGTTCCCGGTGTCCTCGGAACCCGCGGACTTGCGGGTGCTGACCTACAATATCGAGCGCTGGGAAGTCACGGCGGATGAGTTCGCCAGGCTGCTCGACGAGGTCGGGGCCGATCTTGCCGCGGTGCAGGAAATCGCCCCGCGCCGATTCGACCTGCCGCCGCAATGGCATGTCAAGCGTGCCGGGGAAAGTTTGCTGGTGTCGCGCTATCCGATTGCGCACTGCGACATTTCAAAGCGCGAACCACAGGTCAACGGCATTTACTGCGTGCTTGAAACGCCCAAAGGGCCCCTTGGTTTTGCCTGCGTGGACATTCTGACGCCGCGCCGCGCGCTGGATAAGGTGCTCGATCGTGAACGAATTTTCGACTTCGATCGGATCGAGACCGTTCAGGCGAAAATCGAGGAACGCTGGTATGAATCCAGTGGACTCTACGCCTGGATCGCTTCCTTTCCCGAGGAGAATAAAATCATCGCCGGGGATTTCAACCTCACGGTGGACAGTCCGATTTATCGGCGGATCTGGTCCAGCCATGCCAATGCCTTCAATCGCGCCGGATTCGGCTATGGCTTCACCAAATTCACGAAAATCAATCGGTTTCGCTACTCCGCGCGCATCGACCATATCCTCTCGACCCCGGACGTCAAGCCCGTGCGCGCCTGGGTCGGTCCGGATCTGGGATCGGATCATTATCCGTTGATCGCCGAGTTTCGGTTGGTTGATTCCGTCGCCTCGACGGGGGGAGGTACGCCTTGA